In a genomic window of Candidatus Thiothrix sulfatifontis:
- a CDS encoding ATP-binding protein: MTRIFIRDEHHCGQRDTEAEDYVKQFETPVLFGRTHEIGLLNQAWVDSQSRLFLLHGEAGIGKTALMHKWLHTLQKKHWHDAETVFLWSFYPPDLTQPLQDPVEEFFHYALHWFGGEVATRCPNLLQGEYLAKLVIAYHTLLILDGLETLQYTKGSSENQVGDPRLKVLLERLAAQNPGLCVVIGRQPLAGHFPAAGVKRHALEKLSVDAAAECLTHKGVQADSDKLRQMAVDYGQNPLTLHLLGGYLSVWHAGDWQRMDQIPVLMDQQTDGRQARRILVANATELHGKPSEAILYLLSLLYRPVHWDTLEALLSRERGWALPPIFKRPPQDNYASLIAGFLRLSQRKRYQAILQLRELGLLELSGRCFWLPLWVREAYQRQFKYDWPVAWKQTNAHLMQYHAALPPVTDTLANIVPLTVTQKSVKVAEPFGKVMTPTPAFTAASVYTPNIDLAWLNTITPALTAALPPTTARNTETIPEPAQISVFDTDTAPPVAPAVALHRADLDKMTELMAQLKHYQNALHTLEIRTQKYQKQVRQFDKEVQAYAARA; this comes from the coding sequence ATGACCAGGATCTTTATCCGGGACGAACACCATTGTGGACAGCGCGATACCGAGGCGGAAGACTACGTTAAGCAGTTTGAAACCCCCGTGCTCTTTGGGCGTACTCACGAAATCGGTTTGCTGAATCAGGCTTGGGTTGATAGCCAGTCACGCTTGTTTTTGCTGCACGGGGAAGCGGGGATAGGCAAAACCGCCCTGATGCACAAATGGCTGCATACCCTGCAAAAAAAGCACTGGCATGATGCCGAAACGGTATTTCTCTGGTCATTTTACCCGCCCGATCTGACCCAACCCCTCCAAGACCCGGTAGAAGAATTTTTCCACTACGCGCTGCATTGGTTCGGTGGAGAAGTCGCCACCCGTTGCCCCAATTTACTACAAGGTGAATATTTAGCCAAACTGGTGATTGCGTACCATACCTTATTGATTTTGGACGGCTTGGAAACCTTGCAATACACCAAAGGCAGTAGCGAGAACCAAGTCGGCGACCCGCGTCTGAAGGTATTATTGGAACGCCTTGCTGCTCAAAATCCAGGTTTGTGTGTTGTCATTGGTCGTCAACCCTTAGCAGGCCATTTCCCCGCCGCTGGGGTCAAACGCCATGCACTGGAAAAATTATCCGTTGATGCTGCCGCCGAATGCTTAACCCACAAAGGCGTGCAAGCCGATAGCGACAAATTGCGTCAAATGGCGGTCGATTATGGGCAAAATCCGCTGACGCTGCATTTGCTGGGCGGCTACCTGAGCGTTTGGCACGCGGGCGACTGGCAACGCATGGATCAAATCCCCGTGTTGATGGATCAGCAAACCGACGGTCGCCAAGCCCGCCGCATTCTGGTCGCCAACGCCACCGAATTGCACGGCAAACCCAGCGAAGCCATCCTCTATCTCTTGAGTTTATTGTACCGCCCGGTGCACTGGGACACGCTGGAAGCTTTACTCAGCCGAGAACGCGGCTGGGCGTTGCCCCCGATTTTCAAGCGCCCGCCGCAAGATAATTACGCCAGCTTGATCGCAGGCTTCTTACGCCTAAGCCAACGCAAGCGTTATCAAGCCATTTTGCAATTACGCGAATTGGGTTTGTTGGAACTCTCCGGGCGGTGTTTCTGGCTGCCGCTCTGGGTGCGGGAAGCTTACCAACGGCAATTCAAATACGATTGGCCGGTAGCATGGAAACAAACCAACGCGCATTTGATGCAATACCACGCGGCGCTGCCGCCTGTTACCGACACGTTGGCAAATATCGTTCCGCTGACGGTCACACAAAAATCGGTCAAAGTAGCCGAGCCGTTCGGAAAAGTCATGACTCCAACGCCTGCGTTCACCGCAGCCAGCGTATACACGCCAAACATTGATTTGGCTTGGCTCAACACCATAACCCCCGCGCTCACGGCAGCGTTACCGCCCACAACCGCACGTAACACGGAAACCATTCCCGAACCTGCACAAATCAGCGTTTTTGATACCGATACTGCACCGCCGGTCGCTCCTGCTGTCGCACTGCACCGCGCCGATCTCGATAAAATGACCGAACTAATGGCACAACTCAAGCACTACCAAAACGCCCTGCATACCTTGGAAATCCGTACCCAGAAATACCAAAAACAGGTGCGACAATTCGATAAGGAAGTGCAAGCTTACGCAGCCCGCGCTTGA
- a CDS encoding heavy-metal-associated domain-containing protein: METRIEVENIRCGGCANTISKKLMENEQIQAVDVDIEHQVVTLHSNEAVRDAAVQTLFGLGYPERGSVEGLASLKEKARSVVSCAIGRIDMPKKG, encoded by the coding sequence ATGGAAACCCGTATCGAAGTTGAAAATATCCGCTGTGGTGGGTGTGCGAATACCATTTCCAAAAAATTAATGGAAAATGAACAAATCCAAGCGGTGGATGTCGATATAGAGCATCAGGTTGTCACCTTGCACAGCAACGAAGCCGTGCGTGACGCTGCCGTGCAAACCCTGTTTGGCCTTGGCTACCCCGAACGCGGTTCCGTCGAAGGCTTGGCATCCCTGAAAGAAAAAGCCCGCTCAGTCGTCAGTTGCGCGATTGGGCGGATTGACATGCCTAAAAAAGGTTAA